Genomic window (Carassius carassius chromosome 36, fCarCar2.1, whole genome shotgun sequence):
TCATCTAGCATCCAAAATATACCTactaaaaatatgaatatgccATATATTGCTTGGCTACTAGTTACTATAATGTCACAGTAATTTTTAGAGTACTAGTTAAGTTTATTggaccctggactacaaaaccagtctaTATATATTGCTGAGATTCTACAGCATGATGCTGTTACAACGTTAAAGTCACAGTACACAGCTGGCATTTGCAGTTATAAATAGTATTTGCAgtatatatatgaccctggaccacaaaaccagtcttaagtgtcttttttttttttttttgataaataaataagctttccattgatgtatggtttgttagaatatgacaatatttggttgagatacaacaatttgaaaatctgactgtgcaaaacaaaaaaataataataaaaataaataaataaaaaataaagaatgaatgaaaattaagatatttagcagaatgtcctGGCTGCTCCTTTCTTTGCAACTGAAGTAGACTGTTTTACTCAAGCTTAAGTATTTTATGGATTCAGAATACTTGGAAAATAGTACACAAGttatatggactacttttattgtaacatttttatatattttatattatttgtatacgTCCTTATAGGAGCATATAAATAACACATAAATTAGGTACAACGTATTTTTGTTAGCATGTAATTTCTGAAATTGTCCTATTCAGACAGGACTAGTCTTCCCTCAGGAGAGGTCAGGTAAATTTGAGTTTTTCCCAGACTTACTTTATGATTATAATCTCATATGAATTGAACACATCTGTTTTTCTCACATCAGTATAAATTATGGAGCAAATTGCCAACTGTTCTTTGGATAACTCTGGGATCCTCTGAGAAATCTAAACCCATCCGCAAAGGTATGTTTGTGATTGTGTATAATTTTTGTTCACATCTTCTCCTCATTTATTTTGACCTTCAACAAATATTATAACTAAAGCTGAACTCCTGCGTGCATCATCTTTATTATGCACTAAAATCTTTTTGCTAACTTTCAGTGTAAAATAACACTTCAAGGTTCAAATTCTACTGGGATCCGGTTTGAAAATTGTAATTAAGATGAGAGTCTTATCACAGAATGCTCACAGGTAGTAGAGCAAATTAAAGGGGTAGTTCCCCCATTCAGGTTGCGGACAGGTTTTAAATAATGtaagaattcattttaaaattatttttgggtgaacccatGTCATTGATTCATATCCAGGTGGATCAGCAGGGGAGTAAAAGTTAGTTCTTGCCCTTGAGTTACTGATACTAATGTTCTAGTCTCCTGTCTGACCATCCTACTTTGCTTTCGGATAAAACACTTAACTTCATTTTACTCCATGGGGCCCAATGACATGTCACATCACTCCTCATACCTTTCATCGCACAGCCTTCTGGCCTCAGAATAacaataattgttaaaaaaaaatttatcaatCAAAGGATGTGATTTCCTTTTCAgtacaaaatgttatttaaatccCGATTCAGGACACATTTCTTGCTGACAAAAGTCATTGATGGTGTAATCAATAACAATTGATTTTCTGCAAAGAGTTGACCTTTAAATAAAGAATTGGAAGTGACATATCTCATAACAGATTCTGCGGCTTCTCATAAAGTGAAAACAAGGGAAAATATACAGCAAACAAGATTAGAAAAACAACATAcacttttattttgcaaataGAAAGGGGCCGTTTTATACAAACTGTAAACTACTGTAATAAATTTGTATGGTATATCTTGAAGAACTGCAGCACACATATGAACCTGTACAGCAACCGTGATTTTTCCAGGTAGAACATGTTTCGGGATCAACATCCTTAGTGGACCTGGGACAACGTTCCTGTCAACCACTCAGATTTTTAGACTAGGTTTGGGGACAGGAATGGGAATATTCCAGATTCAGTACAAGTGAAGTACAGTtgatgttgattaccacaaataTGAATTTccacctgtcctttattttgtttaaaaagcaaAACTTTGGATTACAGTTGCAATTAATGGGGCCTTTAAACCTTTTCTGTGTAAAGTCGTATCCAGCTTTACAGTTTTGTcatcacaaaaacattaaattactgtaaaaattatgaaaacgattttaacactttaaaactgcactttttttaaactataagCTTCAAATTTTTGCTGTCCTTTAAAAATTGTTCCAATTAATGGTCATTAACAAATGCCTTTCTATAATGAGAGATGAAAACAAGagattaatcttttatttttttgggggggggggggggggtaatagaTGCTGTTTGTTTGCACTTGTACTGAACCCAGAGTATTCCTTCAAGGCTGGGGTTGGGGCTTCAAAAACATTATCAGCCAAATATTTCTGTCTGGTTTTGGGGTTAGTTCATGTTCACAAAAGCACAAGAATGTTGTTCCAGAACAAAACATGTTAATCCAGGAACACTTCCTACTTTATGGAATCACGGAAACTGGTTCAGTGCATGAGAAACccacatgaaaacaacaaaatacatttgttttctcTACTCACGATTAAGGACTTAAAGATAAAAAGCACTTGTGTTCACATCTCTATTTTAACATCTTACAACATGTGTTTTTTTCTCCAGTTTATGTTACAATGCGCTAATTTCGTTGAGCATCTGAGGTTAAGGTTGTGTCACCTTGGAATGAATGTCCATAAATAGTGGTACAACGCAGCTGATAAAGTTATGATCCAAGGGGTTTGTGCTGCCACTGTCACACAGTATCGTAAACTCTCACCAGTCACCAACAGTCATTTTCAACCTCCTCCGGAAGGAACAGAGAAAAACAGCTCTCAACCTGAAATCACTGGTTTGTCTAAGTATTTAGAACAGCACCTGCAAAATCAAAAGATAAACCTGCAATCTttggttaaaaaacaaacaaaaaaaaccttggcttactgttattttattcacttCTAATTAAAAGACCACCCATGATTCCCCAGTGTTTCAGGGAATACCTTAGCATTTGCAATAAAAGAAGCATCTGGAACTTTTCAGAATGTCAcaaaagttgattttaaatgcGAATCGCCTCATTGGAGAAAATAAATCTGATGTTACTTAACTGACTTGAAACAAACTATCTTATGTATTCCATCATTAGCATTTAAGCTAAAAATGCTAAATGCTAAAAAACTTTCTATAAAACATATAGCTGAATATTTCTACAGCAGCATTGTGAAGAACGGGTCTTTGACAGGCGGATTAGTAAACAGAGTCTTCTGGAAAATTCCCTGGAGCAGATGTCCAATTTTAGACAAATATGTGTACTGAAGTCTGTTCatctagtctctctctctctccaagttGTCCAAGTCACACAAACATATTTACTCAATTCATATAGTTTGGAGTCAAACATATAGAGTGGTTGTTGTTCATATCTTTCAAGCTTTTAGAGACGAGGAGAGTATTAGGGTAAGTGAGAAGGAAGCTGGCAAAGGCTGCTGATCATGATGTCCTCAGCATTTTGGCACTGGGTATTACCGAAGGCGAAATATGAGAGACTTTCTCTTTATAGTCAATGTGAACTATGTTGGTTATGAGAGTCAATGGGAACTAAATTGGTTTGGATCAGTTAAAAAGTTGCAAACTGATCTGAAAGCTATCTTGATTGATTTACGGTAATCATTTTTGTCTGCATTTATTCCTAGTGCACTCTGAGAACAAGctcatgtgtatcagttcaggcAAATCCTGATGTTCAAGGGAAGCGCTCACTGGATGGTAGGCTTTGGAATTAACTTAGATCAAGGGCAGTTGCATAACATAACAAAACAGCTcaacaaattattaaaactagGATGGCAGTTTATACACCACAGATTCTGTTTGGGCAGGGAGAAACAATTTAAAATGGTTCAATTTTTTCAAGGCAAATTGAGAGACAATGTACCTAAGGATATATGTTGGTAACCATACTCCCACCCATCTGACAGCTGACATAACAGTCCAGGGGCTGGGTTCTGCACAATACCTATATGCATGATGCAAGATGATTTTCATCCTGGATATGCTTTGAAGTGCTAGATAGACCTACAGAGTGCTTCTTATAGTGTTTTCGGAAAGGTCACAACATCTTTCTTAGTAGCTGGACAGATGCATTGCATAAGACACGATTACAGTTTTTCGTTATGAATTAGAGCTAATTCACACTGTCCTAGAGCAAAGTTCATCCACGTAGTTGGCAAAAGAAACTGTTTAAAGGCAGTTGTGGTGCCTGGAACTACTTTTGTACATTTAGGATCCACATGAGGCTTCTTCTAtcatttaaatacacttttatgGATACAAGTACACCAGCATGTCTCTTGTGCACagggtttaaaataaaatatttttccctTTTGAAGCGTGCAAATAATGAAAATCGATGAGATTACCACTGGGATCGTATTTTCGCTGTGCTCTCCTGCACTGTGACAAGCGAAGGGTTGGCAGTGAGGAAGGGGGCTGGGTTGGGTAAGGAAGGGGTCTTTgacatcaaaatataaaaaattacatcCAAATATTATGGCCACTTCCACAGCTGATAAATCGCATAGCAGAAAAACCCACTGCTCTTCGACTTCTTTGACATCAAACCAATGCACACATAGGTGACTAGGATGAGAATGGCTACTGCTCTCAAGTTACATTATGGGGTGGTTTGCACATACAATTTCACAACTAGCAGCATTAGGAGATGTTGACTTAGCCAGCTCTGATAAATGGTGAAAAATATAAACAACACTATGTACATTTTATTGTCGACAGTAGACGCAACCCAATTTCTCTACTCGTGAGCCATTTACGTAAACTCAACTACAAGATATTTTACTAGTGACCTAACTCTTGTCCTTATATTAACAACCGCAGTTCTACCACAACCACATGGACATGCGCATGtatacacattttaaatgcataacatGTATACATATGCATACATGGTTTATTCACATTACTTTCCATTTATGTCTTGCCATAACTGACCTGGTAATGTCAAACATTAATGCTGCGAATATTTTGCAGATAGTTATCCAGCATAAAGTGCCTTCAATTGGAAcattcttttgttttccacaagTTTTATGTAGTCCAAGAAATGTTTTTAAGGTCTTcagtgaagcttttttttttttttttttggattccgTACTTTATAGAAACTAGGATTCTTTGTTGGGGTCAGAATTCACCCATTACTCAGCAGATTATGGATTTGTGCTGCCCGTTTTGTGTTATGGGGTTTATCTTTTCTAGCGAGACATCTGCATCGCTATCCAAATTGCCTGACATGGAAGGTGACAGTTTCTCAAAGGTCTTTATCCCAGAGTCATCCTCCCTCTTCTGGTTCTCCTCTTCCTGGCAGAGGATACTGTGAGGGATCACATAGTTGCTGTTGATACCCTCCTTGGGGATTTGGCCCTTACGCTGATACTGAGAAGTGGATGGAGGGCCACCGTTGTTGTTGATACTCACAATCTCTATAGCATTGCTGCCAGGGCAGAGTCGATGGCAGCCCAGCAGGATGGAGAATGCCTTTCGGAAGTCAGCATTGAAGGCATAGATGATAGGGTTGAGTGAGGAGTTGGCCCAACCGAACCAGACAAACACATCAAAGGTGGTAGAACTGATGCACAAGAAGTCAGAGCTCCCGTTGGGGTTACAGAAAGGAACCATGCAGTTTAAGATGAAGAAGGGCAGCCAGCAGCACACGAAAACGCCCATGATGACTGAGAGGGTCTTGAGAACTTTGGTTTCACGCTTGAAGGACATCTTGAAGGAACTTTCAGACTCCATACTGCCATTGTTTCCCATGCTACTGTGGCGGTTCTTGGCGCTTTCAGCTGCTCTTTCGAGTGCCGAGATCCGGCGTATCTGCTTCTGGGCAATGCGGTAGATGCGAGTGTAAGTGACCAGCATAATGGCCACAGGAATGTAAAAACTGATCAGGGAGGAGGAGATGGCATATGTCCGATTAAGGCTGGAGTCGCAGTTGTCTGGGGGAGGCTCGCTGTAGGTGCCGTTCAGCTCTGTGTAACTGGTCGCTTGGGCTTTGTGCCAGTTTAGCTGCACGGGGATGAAAGATATAAGGATGGACAGCGTCCACGCCACACTTATCATGATGAATGCCACCTTGGGTGTCATCTTGCGCTCGTAGCGGAATGGGCTAGAAATGGCCCAGTAGCGGTCCACGCTGATGACGCACAGATTCAAGATGGAGGCGGTGGAACACATGATGTCAAAGGCCACCCATACATCGCAGAAGGCGCCAAATGGCCAAAACCCTACAATCTCGGTGGCCGCTTTCCATGGCATCACTAAAATGGCCACCAGCAAGTCGGAAATAGCCAGCGATATAACAAAGAAGTTGGTGACTTTTGAGCGCAGGTGCCGAAACTTTGTGACTGCAGCGCAGACCAAAGTGTTGCCCAGCAGGGTGGTCATGATGAGAAGCGAGAGGAAACAACCAGTGAGAACTCGCTTCGACGAATTGCGCTGCGTCACACTGCTGTCCAGGACCGTGGAGTAGTTCACATCCATGGCTTCTTCACCGAGTCGATTGAGCAGTCACCCCATAATTCCATGCCAAACTGAGAGTGCTTACACAGAAATCTGAGCAACTAGTTGAACTGGTTTGT
Coding sequences:
- the LOC132117486 gene encoding D(1)-like dopamine receptor; this encodes MDVNYSTVLDSSVTQRNSSKRVLTGCFLSLLIMTTLLGNTLVCAAVTKFRHLRSKVTNFFVISLAISDLLVAILVMPWKAATEIVGFWPFGAFCDVWVAFDIMCSTASILNLCVISVDRYWAISSPFRYERKMTPKVAFIMISVAWTLSILISFIPVQLNWHKAQATSYTELNGTYSEPPPDNCDSSLNRTYAISSSLISFYIPVAIMLVTYTRIYRIAQKQIRRISALERAAESAKNRHSSMGNNGSMESESSFKMSFKRETKVLKTLSVIMGVFVCCWLPFFILNCMVPFCNPNGSSDFLCISSTTFDVFVWFGWANSSLNPIIYAFNADFRKAFSILLGCHRLCPGSNAIEIVSINNNGGPPSTSQYQRKGQIPKEGINSNYVIPHSILCQEEENQKREDDSGIKTFEKLSPSMSGNLDSDADVSLEKINPITQNGQHKSIIC